GTTCAGCGTAGCGATTTCCTTGCAGACGTTGACAATTTCACTTGTCACGGCTCGGATAATAGCGCTCTTCTTATCAAAGGGCTCTTCCGTAAGGTTCTCAACGTTCACTAAGCTGACTGGGTATTTCCGTAAGAAAGAGGTAGGTTCATAATGATCTTTCGGTGCGAGTTCGGAGTTCTCCTCAAAGCTCGCTACAACGTCACCGCGCTTTTCTGTGGTCTTATCCTCCGGCGTGGCAGCCTTCGAGGAATCGCTAGGTGGCAGTAGAGAAGATATCTTGATACGTCGGTGGGGGTAGAGTACGGCTGTCACGCCGCTTTGTTCCCCGCGTAGAGGGTAAGCAGCAGTAACCTGGGCGAATACGCCAACGTCATAGACATCGTCTGTGTTCTCAATCACATCACCGTCCGCATTTTCATCCTTGAACAGGAAGGCCCCCACGTATGGCTGCCCACGTTTCATCATATCTTGGATAGCGGTAGCGACATTTGGGTCGCGGATGGTAATAGCTTTGTAAAAACCGGGGAAAAGCGGGCGTTTAGCAATAGGAATTGCCATAACTTGAGGATAAACCTCAGGTACTGATGGCTTTTGCAGGGCCTTGTCATTGGagctcttctttcctttctttccaccatcatcaccaccattgTTCGAGCCACTGGGCTTGGAGTCTGACGAACCCTCACCTACAGGAATAGTTGAGGGAGTGTCCGAAGAGTTGCCTTTCCCTTCAGCTTCCTTTtttgcatcttcatccacgctACGCTGCTCCTTATCCACCGCTTTCTCCTTCCGCCTTGCGAAGGCCGATGTCGGAGCTCCTGATTCTACAGAGCCCTGCTTCGCAGACGAATCAACCTGCTTTCGGCGAGGCTCGCGGTCAACGTCTTTATCTTCGCCTCCATCTTTATCCTCTTTGTTCTCTTTTTGGTTTggatcctccttctcatctCCAGGTGGAGGTTTTTCTCTCCGCCgggcggcgctggatgaaAAAGTGCGAGGGGACGGCGGAAGTGAACGGAAACGGCGCGACGCCTCTAAAAACGATCGGGAGCCGACATTGTATCCGTGTGAAGCAAATAGGGGCCGGAGAATGAAAGGGCGCGGTGTTTGGAGCGCGGCTCTCCAGCGGAGGGTCTGGCCGCGGAGCATGCTCCTTGGGTATATAGCGACAAACGAGGCGAGATAGAGGGGGCCttaaaagaaaaacagaaaCAAGATAATGTACAGAACAAAAGAAACTGTGCAAGAAGAAAGGCACAAAATTGCGGGAAGGTAAGGCAATGATGGAGCAAAGACGATGGCGAGCTCAGGCGATTGATTACTGAAGCAAGCAGTTCCCAAGTGCCGGACCATTACTTTTTCCGGTCGGGAAACTTCGATTAAGCCGAAAGACTGAGAAGCTTCGATTTTGCTCCATCAAGATTCGCAGCAAAAATTCGGAGGAAGTCGCAGCAATTACTCTCCCCTCTGGCATGGGTATATTGCGCCTCGCTCCAGTCGTTTTCTCAGTTAGCTCGTCCTTCATTTTTTCACAATGAACCCGTCTTCGGTACTCATGCCAAAGGCTACGGCTATTCCCGGCTATATCCTTCGAACCTCGCGACAATGCTCGAAACAAAACCAGACAGCTGGAGTTAGAGCCTCCGTCCCAGCGCGTCAATATCATGTCACCACCGTCCACTCACCCGTGAGACGTCGTCGGGATAGTATTTCCATGAAGAAACGTCCAGACTACATCCAAACTAGGGTAGGTAGATTTGACCTTGAATATACTTGTCTTCTAAATGTCTAACCCCTTTTCATACGCGTAGAGCTTTCATGTTACGAATGTACTTGCGGCCGTTGCCGACCCGTACAAAGTCCTAGGGGTCGACAAAGGCGCTTCCGCAGGCGATATCAAAAAGGCGTACTATGGAATGGCCAAAAAATACCACCCCGATACCAACAAGGATGAAAACGCCAAGGAGAAGTTTGCGGAGGCGCAAACTGCCTATGAGTTACTCTCGGATCAAAAGAAGCGTGAGACTTTTGATAGATACGGGTCAGCTGCGTTTGATCAAAATGGCGGCTTCGACCCGAGCGCCGGTGCAGGCGCGGGAGGCAACCCGTTCGCTGGTGGGGGAGGCTTCCACGGGTTTGGCGGTGGCTTTGGAGGTGGTTTCCCTGGTGGTTTTGCGGCGGATATCAACTTCGAGGATCTCTTTGGAGCTTTCGCGGGTGGCGCACGTCGTTCTGGCCGGGGTAGACGGGGTCCGTTCCAGGAAGTACTAGTCGGTGAGGATATTGAGGTTCAGTCCAGCATATCATTCATGGAAGCGGCCAAGGGTACATCACGGGACGTCGTTATTACCCCTCTGAAAGAGTGCGGCACCTGTAACGGCGATGGTTTGAAACAGGGTGCGAAACGTACACAATGTCGCCAATGCAACGGTACCGGAACTCGGGTACATATGCTGCAAGGAGGCTTCCAGGTAGCGGCTACCTGTGATGCCTGTGGGGGAGCGGGACTTATCGTTCCACGAGGCTCACAATGCGGTTCATGCCATGGAAACGGAGTGGTCCGCGACCGAAGGACTGTCCGGGTCGATATTCccggtggtgttgaagatggcatGCGACTAAGGATATCCGGAGAGGGTGATGCGCCTCCTACCGGAACGGCAGCTGCCCCCGGCGCTAAGACACAGCGAGGTGATCTCTATGTTTCCATTCGGGTTTCTCCTGACGAACGGTTCAGTCGTGCCGGATCCGACATCCTTTACACCGCATCAATCCCTCTTACTACGGCACTTCTTGGTGGCGAAGTGACAGTACCCACCCTCGATGGGCACGTCA
This region of Aspergillus puulaauensis MK2 DNA, chromosome 5, nearly complete sequence genomic DNA includes:
- a CDS encoding putative mitochondrial DnaJ chaperone (Mdj1) (BUSCO:EOG09263E49;~COG:O;~EggNog:ENOG410PGPS;~InterPro:IPR008971,IPR002939,IPR001623,IPR036869, IPR012724,IPR001305,IPR036410,IPR018253;~PFAM:PF00684,PF00226,PF01556;~go_function: GO:0005524 - ATP binding [Evidence IEA];~go_function: GO:0031072 - heat shock protein binding [Evidence IEA];~go_function: GO:0051082 - unfolded protein binding [Evidence IEA];~go_process: GO:0006457 - protein folding [Evidence IEA];~go_process: GO:0009408 - response to heat [Evidence IEA]) produces the protein MNPSSVLMPKATAIPGYILRTSRQCSKQNQTAGVRASVPARQYHVTTVHSPVRRRRDSISMKKRPDYIQTRSFHVTNVLAAVADPYKVLGVDKGASAGDIKKAYYGMAKKYHPDTNKDENAKEKFAEAQTAYELLSDQKKRETFDRYGSAAFDQNGGFDPSAGAGAGGNPFAGGGGFHGFGGGFGGGFPGGFAADINFEDLFGAFAGGARRSGRGRRGPFQEVLVGEDIEVQSSISFMEAAKGTSRDVVITPLKECGTCNGDGLKQGAKRTQCRQCNGTGTRVHMLQGGFQVAATCDACGGAGLIVPRGSQCGSCHGNGVVRDRRTVRVDIPGGVEDGMRLRISGEGDAPPTGTAAAPGAKTQRGDLYVSIRVSPDERFSRAGSDILYTASIPLTTALLGGEVTVPTLDGHVKVKVATGTGTGDRITLSGMGMKKLTGRSRGFNPTGDLKVEFKVAMPKYLTGNQRTILEVLADEMNDKTAKRVMDIPRDGGAPPSSDESSGETAKNEGFLKSAWHKLMSHKKPAESEKPSEESSKKDSESSTDSSNKSENDKKSGST